The Thermodesulfobacteriota bacterium genome includes the window GGCTTTCCCTTTTTATCATTGTGCCATTCTATTACCTTTATGCCCTCAAAGAGCTTAACGATATTTATCCCCTTATCCTCCTATTCACCATCTGGGCAAGCGACATATGCGCCTATTTTGTGGGAAAAGGTTTTGGAAAACACGTAATCTGTCCAGATCTAAGCCCTAAAAAGACAGTCGAGGGTCTGGCTGGGGCCACCTTTGGTGCTTCGGTCGTTTTAGTTTGCTTTAGCAGGGTTTTAGAATACAGACCCGGCGAGGCTTTCCTTTTAGGCATAGTACTTGGTCTTATAGGACAGGCTGGCGATGTCTTCGAATCCGCTTTAAAGAGATACTTCGGTATTAAGGATTCTTCAAAATTGATACCCGGTCATGGCGGTCTCTTAGACAGAATGGACAGTTTTATCTTTACCGCTCCACTTTTTTACCGGATTTTGAGCTCTAAGTCTTAAAAGTGAAGAAAAAGGTCGTAATACTTGGTTCAACAGGGTCAATAGGAAAATCAACGTTAAGTGTTATAGAAGCCCAAAAGGAAAAATTCGAGATTGTGGGGTTGTCCTGTAAAGAGAACGTAAAAGCCCTAAACAGGCAGATAAAGAAGGTAAAACCGAAATTTGTCTGCGTCTTCGACGAGAAAAAGAAAAGGTTTGTTCGGGATGAGAACTGCACTGTCCTTACAGGTATGGAAGGTTTAATCGAAATGATCCACACAAACCCGGACATAGTTGTAAATGCCATTCCTGGCAGCCTAGGACTCACACCCACAATCGAGGCACTAGGGTCTTCAAAGGTTCTGGCCTTGGCCAATAAGGAGAGTATCGTGATGGCAGGTAGGATAATCGAAGGGTACGTTAAAAAAAACAACGTGAAGCTCATACCCGTTGATAGCGAACACTCCGCTCTTTATCAGCTTTTAAAAAAGACGAATAGAAATGAGGTTAAAAGCATCATACTTACCGCTTCCGGAGGCCCATTCAAAGATCTTTCAAAGAAAGATCTAAGAAAGGTAAAGCCTGAGGACGCGCTAAAGCACCCGGTATGGAAAATGGGAAAGAAAGTGACTCTCGATTCGGCGACTCTTATGAACAAAGGGCTTGAAATTATAGAAGCTAGGTGGCTTTTTGGGTTTGATTGGGATCGCATCCGGGTTGTTATACATCCAGAAAGCATACTCCATGGGCTTGTGGAGCTGGTTGACGATTCCTTCATAGGCTACATGTCCTTTCCCGACATGAGGATACCAATATCCTATGCTCTGAATGAGGAAGAAAGGCAGCCCGTTGGAATAAAAAGTCTAAGTATGGATAAACTCCTTAAAATGACCTTTTATCCTCCAGATCTTAAGAGGTTTCCAGCCCTTAAGCTTGCTTACGATGCATTAAGAGAAGGGGACAGTGCTCAGATATGTTTTAACACTTCCAACGAGGTTGTCTCTTCCGCCTTCCTTGAAAGAAAAGTTCGGTTCACAGATATACCTTTGATAGTTGAGAAGGTTCTCGAGACGCATCCTCGCATTCCTGTAATTGAGGACATTGAATGTGTTTGGGAAGTTTACAAATGGGCGAAAGCTTTCACTGAAAGGCTAATAAAAGAAAGGGCCAAATGATAGAGAGCGTAGTATACGGGCTTGTGACCTTAAGCATCCTCATATTCGTACACGAAGTCGGGCACTTTGTGGTAGCGAGGTTAGCGGGTATTAAGGTCATAACTTTCTCGATTGGCTTTGGTAAAAAACTTATAAGATGGAAGAGGGGCGAGACAGAATACGCAATTTCTCTTTTTCCTCTTGGTGGATATGTGAAGCTTTTGGGAGAATCCCCTGATGAGCCTCTCAAAGAAGATGACATACCGAGATCCTACATTCATAAACGCCCAATAGTTAAACTTTTTGTTGCCTTTTCTGGGCCACTAGCGAACTTCATCTTTGCTTTTTTAGTCTTTTTTACACTTCTTTCGACCGGTTACAAAGTCTTATCGACGAAGGTCGGAAAAGTCGAAAAGAGTTATCCGGCACACGAAGTGGGAATTGAGGCTGGAGACAGAATAGTAGAGATAGATGGAAAAAAAGTAGAAGAGTGGGGTGAGCTCACAGCCATCCTCGCTGCAAAAAAAGAAGGAGAAAGCGTAAATATCAAAGTGATGCGAAAGGACTCTATAAAAGAATTCACAGTAACTCCGAAAGTCGTAGAAGGGAAAAATATTTTCGGTGAAAGAGTTAAAAGGAAGGTTATAGGGATCGTGGCTTCGGATGAGTATATCATGAAGAGGGAACCGATACTTAGTGCTATTGAGAAGGGGGTTACCCAGACAGTGAATCTCACTGCTCTAACGTTGATGGGTATCTGGAAGCTCATAAGGGGGGTTATTTCGCCAAGCGAGATAGGTGGTCCCCTTATGATTATGGACGTCGCGGGAAAGCAGGCTAAGGAAGGTAAAAGGAATTTTCTTTACTTTCTCGGACTTATAAGCGTAAATCTCGCGATAATAAACCTTTTGCCAATTCCTGTACTGGACGGGGGCTATATA containing:
- a CDS encoding phosphatidate cytidylyltransferase; this translates as MSDLRSRLLGAAIFGPIVISAFYFLPLFPFFLFMCLLALISTWEMVRISKPKMGYLSLLFAMLSFLFLYFKRYESFVLYLLFSSLLFIAVHIMRKKGDKSDTPSQILKSVGINIGLSLFIIVPFYYLYALKELNDIYPLILLFTIWASDICAYFVGKGFGKHVICPDLSPKKTVEGLAGATFGASVVLVCFSRVLEYRPGEAFLLGIVLGLIGQAGDVFESALKRYFGIKDSSKLIPGHGGLLDRMDSFIFTAPLFYRILSSKS
- the dxr gene encoding 1-deoxy-D-xylulose-5-phosphate reductoisomerase; the protein is MKKKVVILGSTGSIGKSTLSVIEAQKEKFEIVGLSCKENVKALNRQIKKVKPKFVCVFDEKKKRFVRDENCTVLTGMEGLIEMIHTNPDIVVNAIPGSLGLTPTIEALGSSKVLALANKESIVMAGRIIEGYVKKNNVKLIPVDSEHSALYQLLKKTNRNEVKSIILTASGGPFKDLSKKDLRKVKPEDALKHPVWKMGKKVTLDSATLMNKGLEIIEARWLFGFDWDRIRVVIHPESILHGLVELVDDSFIGYMSFPDMRIPISYALNEEERQPVGIKSLSMDKLLKMTFYPPDLKRFPALKLAYDALREGDSAQICFNTSNEVVSSAFLERKVRFTDIPLIVEKVLETHPRIPVIEDIECVWEVYKWAKAFTERLIKERAK
- the rseP gene encoding RIP metalloprotease RseP, with translation MIESVVYGLVTLSILIFVHEVGHFVVARLAGIKVITFSIGFGKKLIRWKRGETEYAISLFPLGGYVKLLGESPDEPLKEDDIPRSYIHKRPIVKLFVAFSGPLANFIFAFLVFFTLLSTGYKVLSTKVGKVEKSYPAHEVGIEAGDRIVEIDGKKVEEWGELTAILAAKKEGESVNIKVMRKDSIKEFTVTPKVVEGKNIFGERVKRKVIGIVASDEYIMKREPILSAIEKGVTQTVNLTALTLMGIWKLIRGVISPSEIGGPLMIMDVAGKQAKEGKRNFLYFLGLISVNLAIINLLPIPVLDGGYIVLHLVEMVSRRRISTRWIEVSQRIGIGLLVGIMALAFFNDVMRFFRGK